GGTCCCGCCGGTCCGTCGCCACGACGTAGAGGTGGCGGGGCTTGGTCTTGGTCTCCCGCACGGTCAGCGTCGCCATCGTCGTCTCTCCTCCGTCCATCTTGTCGATCAACGAGCCGCGCAAATCTCGATGAGAAAAGGAGTGCAAGGCGGATACCAAGGAGGGACGCGAGGCCAAGTGATTGATCTGTAACGGGATGTCCGGAATATATTTCCGGATTTCTCAGTGGCGAGTGGCCAAGAATTCAACGGCGCCCCTAAACGGGGGCCACTCTGACGTCGATTACGTCGGGTCGATCTTCACCATGACGGCGCCGCGCTCGCGGACCTCAGTGTCGAGCCAGGGCCGCGCGCGCCGGTCGGTCCTCCGCCGCTCCAGGGACGTCGGTGAGGTGATCCGCCGACGGTCTCCTTCCCGGCGGTCGTAGATCACCTGGACGTAGGGCCGGCGGGCGAACGTCCGCAGGGCGTACTGGTGGAGGTATCGCTCTCCCTTCTTGACGACGAGGAAGTAACGCGCGCTCCCCGCCAAGGTGTCTACACCCCCGGTGTCCACGCCCCCAAGTGTATACCGGCCGGGCGCGCGACGGGATGCGCTGCGCGACTGACCGGAGCGCGCCTCATTTGAGGCCGGTCAGGTTGTAGAGCCGCGCGCAATTGTCCCAGAGGATCTTGGCCTTCGTCTTCTCGCTCACGCCCTCGAGCCCGACGAACTCCTCGATCGCGTGCGGGAAGAGCCCGTCGGAGTGCGGGTAGTCGGTGGAGACGACGATGTTGTCGTCGCCGACCGCCTCGACGACCTGTCGCAGCACCTTCTCGTCGGCGTCTGTGGCCACGTAGCACTGGCGGAAGAAGTACTGACTCGGGAGCTGGGAGATCCGCACCTCCGAGCCGGGCCCGAACTTCTCCCACGCCTCGTCGAGCCGCCAGAGCCACCACGGGAGCCATCCGCACGTGCCCTCGAGGAAGGCGCAGCGGAGCCGCGGGTGGCGCTCGAGCACGCCGCCCGCCGCGAGGCTCGCGAACGCGAGCATCAGCTCCATCGGGTTGCGGCCCGCGATGCCGATGACGCGCCCGTTCGGGTGGTCGAGGTAGCGGCGCGCGATGTCGTCATGGAGCGATGACTGTCCCGTCGGATGGAAGCCCACCGGGACGCCGAGCTCCTCGAGCGCGTCCCAGAGCGGCTCGAACTCCGGGTCGTGGACGTGGCGGCCACGGATCGGATTCGGGTTGCCGATCACCGCGACCGCGCCCAGCTCCCGCACGGCCCGCCGCGCCTCGGCGACGGCGCCGGGGACGTCGTGGAACGCGACCTGGGCCGCGAACCTCAGGCGGGCCGGATCGTGCGCGCAGAAGTCGCGGGTCCAGTCGTTGTGGGCGCGCGCGAGCGCCGTCGCCACCCGGGGCTCGAGGTCGTCGTGCATGAGCACCTGGCGCCCGCGCGTGCCGTAGAGGATCGCGACGTCGATGCCCTCGATGTCCATCGCGGCGACGTGCGACTCGGGGTCGTAGCCGCGCGCGTGCGCGAGCTCGTAGTGCGGGTGCCGGGCGAACGCGCGCCGCTGGAGGTCCCGGCCGACGATCGCCGTGTGCGGCCGCTTCGACATCTCGCCGAGCTCGAGGTCGCCGATGCGGATGATCGGCTGGTTCGGCGCGTTCTCCGCGCGGCGGACGAACGTCGGCGCGAATTTCTTGAACGGCTCCTCCAGGTAACGCGCCCAGAGGCCGTCCGGCTCCATCGTGTGGAGGTCGCTGTCCATCACCCTGAACCCGTTCTTCATGGCTTGCCTCCTCGCGGCAGGGCGAGGGTAATCCGCGTCGCCGGCGAGGTCAATGCCCGGCGCCTTGACACCCGCCGCGTCCGTGTGGTTCTCTCCGCATGCACCGGCGGCCGTTCGCCGGCAAGGAGGAGCACGCCGATGTCAAGAACCGACCATCGCGTCGATCTGAGCCGCCGTGCGCTACTCCGGGGCGCGGCGGCGCTCGGCCTCGGTCTCGCCGCCGCCCCGGATCTCGTCCTCGCCCAGAAGAAGGCCGTGCGGCTCGCGTTCATCGGCCCGCTGACCGGCGGCACCGCGTCGAACGGCCTGGGCGGCCGCAACTCGTTCCTCCTCGCCGTCCAGGAGCGGAACGCCGACCCGAAGACGAAGTACCAGTACGAGACGGAGGTGCTCGACGACGAGTGCAAGCCGACCGTGGCGGTCCAGGCGGCGCTCAAGGCGTCGTCCGACCCGGCGATCGTCGCGGGCGTCACGCACTACTGCTCGGTGACGGCCATCGCGACGGTGGACACCTACCACAAGGCGGGCATGCCGGCGATGGTCTGGGGCGCCGTGCTCCCCGAGATCACCTACAGCCACGACTACGTCGAGATCACGCGGGTCAACGGCACCATGATCAACCAGAACAACATCGCCGCGGACTTCGCGGTGAAGACGCTCGGCTTCAGGACCTTCGCGCTCATCCACGACACGACCGACTACGGCCGCGCCCACGCGAAGTGGTTCACCGAGTTCGCCGAGAAGGCGGGCGGCAAGATCCTCTCCACGCAGGGCACGGCGAAGGACCAGAAGGACTACACCGCCGAGCTCACGCGCGCGAAGGCCGACCGGCCCGAGGTCGTCTGGTACGGCGGTCTCACGCCCGACGGTGTGCGCGTGCGGGTCCAGATGGACAAGCTCGGCGTCCGCGCCCAGTTCCAGGGCACGAGCGGCATCAAGTCGGACACGTTCAACGAGACCGCGGGCCCGTCGGCGGAGGGCACGCTCGCGTTCGTCGAGGGCGCGCCGACCGAGAAGCTCCCGGGCGGCAGGCGGTTCCTCGAGGCGTACGCCAAGGCCGGCTTCAAGGAGCCGTCGGAGGCGTACGGCCCCTTCGCGTACGTCGCGGCGAACCTCGTCATCGACGCGATCGAGGCCGTCGGGCCCGACCGCGCCAAGGTGGCGGCGCGCCTCAAGCGGACGAAGAACGCGAACACGATCATCGGGCCCGTCGAGTTCGACGCGCACGGCCAGAACACCGTCGCGCTCATCTCCAAGTACGTGAGCCAGGACGGCAAGTGGGTGCTCTGGGAGGACTCGGAGTACGCCGCGGGCAAGCGCACGCTGCCCGGGCTCAAGTTCAAGAAGATGTAAGCGGCCCGGCGTGCCGCCCCTCGAGCTGCTCCTCCAGCAGGCGCTGAACGGCGTGATGCTGGGGGTGATGTACGCCCTGATCGCAGTCGGGTTCACGCTCTTTTTCGGCGTGCTCGACGTGATCCACTTCTCGCACGGCGACATCTTCATGCTGGGCGCGTTCGCCGCGCTCTCGACGCTCCTCGGCCTCGCCGCCGCGGGGCTCGGCGCGCCGCTCGTCGCGCTGCCGCTCGCCTTCGTGGCCGCGATCCTCGTGACCGGCGGCGTCGGCGTCCTCGCCGAGCGCGTGTGCGTGAAGCCGCTCGCGCGCTCGTCGCCGCTCATGACGCTCCTGGCGACGCTCTCGCTCGGCCTCGTCATCCGCGAGTCGGTGCTGATCTTCTACCCGCGCGGCGCCGACCCGAAGCCCTTCCCCCGGCTCCTCCCGCAGGGCGGCTTCGACGTCGGCGGCGTCTCGATCCGCTGGGAGAACCTCGCCATCCTCGGCATCGGCCTCGCGGCGATGGTCCTCGTGGACCTGATCATCGGCCGGACGAAGATGGGCGCCGCCATCCGCGCCGTCGCGCAGGACCCGGAGGCGGCGCAGATGATGGGCGTGAACCTCGACCGCACGGTGGACGCCACGTTCTTCCTCGGCTCCGGCCTCGCGGCGGTCGCGGGGATCCTGAGCGGCCTCTACTACAGCGAGATCCACTTCATCATGGGGATCACGGGCGGCGTCATCGGCTTCTCGGCCGCCGCCATCGGCGGGCTCGGCAACGTCTACGGCGCGATCGTCGGGGGCCTGCTCTTCGGCGTGCTGCAGACGACGGCGGCGGCGCTCATCCCCCGGGGCTCCGAGTTCAGGGACGTCGTCGCGTTCGCCGTCGTCATGCTGTTCCTGATATTCAGACCGCGCGGGATCCTCGGTGAGAAGAGCGTGGAGCGCGTGTGAGCCTCCTCCTCGTCTGGCTCGCCGAGCTCGTCGTCTTCGCTCTGGTCGTTGCCGGGATCCTGGCCGAGCGGCCCGCCGCTCTCGTGGCGACGGGCGCCGCGCT
The nucleotide sequence above comes from Candidatus Methylomirabilota bacterium. Encoded proteins:
- a CDS encoding branched-chain amino acid ABC transporter substrate-binding protein; translated protein: MSRTDHRVDLSRRALLRGAAALGLGLAAAPDLVLAQKKAVRLAFIGPLTGGTASNGLGGRNSFLLAVQERNADPKTKYQYETEVLDDECKPTVAVQAALKASSDPAIVAGVTHYCSVTAIATVDTYHKAGMPAMVWGAVLPEITYSHDYVEITRVNGTMINQNNIAADFAVKTLGFRTFALIHDTTDYGRAHAKWFTEFAEKAGGKILSTQGTAKDQKDYTAELTRAKADRPEVVWYGGLTPDGVRVRVQMDKLGVRAQFQGTSGIKSDTFNETAGPSAEGTLAFVEGAPTEKLPGGRRFLEAYAKAGFKEPSEAYGPFAYVAANLVIDAIEAVGPDRAKVAARLKRTKNANTIIGPVEFDAHGQNTVALISKYVSQDGKWVLWEDSEYAAGKRTLPGLKFKKM
- a CDS encoding branched-chain amino acid ABC transporter permease; protein product: MPPLELLLQQALNGVMLGVMYALIAVGFTLFFGVLDVIHFSHGDIFMLGAFAALSTLLGLAAAGLGAPLVALPLAFVAAILVTGGVGVLAERVCVKPLARSSPLMTLLATLSLGLVIRESVLIFYPRGADPKPFPRLLPQGGFDVGGVSIRWENLAILGIGLAAMVLVDLIIGRTKMGAAIRAVAQDPEAAQMMGVNLDRTVDATFFLGSGLAAVAGILSGLYYSEIHFIMGITGGVIGFSAAAIGGLGNVYGAIVGGLLFGVLQTTAAALIPRGSEFRDVVAFAVVMLFLIFRPRGILGEKSVERV
- a CDS encoding amidohydrolase family protein encodes the protein MKNGFRVMDSDLHTMEPDGLWARYLEEPFKKFAPTFVRRAENAPNQPIIRIGDLELGEMSKRPHTAIVGRDLQRRAFARHPHYELAHARGYDPESHVAAMDIEGIDVAILYGTRGRQVLMHDDLEPRVATALARAHNDWTRDFCAHDPARLRFAAQVAFHDVPGAVAEARRAVRELGAVAVIGNPNPIRGRHVHDPEFEPLWDALEELGVPVGFHPTGQSSLHDDIARRYLDHPNGRVIGIAGRNPMELMLAFASLAAGGVLERHPRLRCAFLEGTCGWLPWWLWRLDEAWEKFGPGSEVRISQLPSQYFFRQCYVATDADEKVLRQVVEAVGDDNIVVSTDYPHSDGLFPHAIEEFVGLEGVSEKTKAKILWDNCARLYNLTGLK